In Carassius gibelio isolate Cgi1373 ecotype wild population from Czech Republic chromosome B4, carGib1.2-hapl.c, whole genome shotgun sequence, one DNA window encodes the following:
- the LOC127956014 gene encoding gastrula zinc finger protein XlCGF8.2DB, which translates to MEFIKEESEDVKIKVKYEDTETQTNIEFIKVESEDMKIEETFVKHEDTETQTDLVALKEESQELTKIEEKDQYDRIDFMTVENSIQTETTPPQKKVQQTESDSCLTCLQCGRMFSQKCNLKSHMRIHTGEKPFTCQQCGKSFRHKQGLDSHMKHHTGEKPFTCQECGKRLSSKENLKYHMNLHTGEKPFTCQQCGKSFLRKQNLICHMNRHTGEKPFICQQCGKSFDRKHTLKSHMRIHTGEKPFTCQQCAKCFRHKQGLDTHMKHHTGEKPFTCQQCGKSFRHKQGLDSHMKLHTGEKSFTCQQCGKSFRKKESLNSHTKSEHPGENGFICHRCGESFSCKVSLKTHETSHSREAIGI; encoded by the exons ATGGAGTTCATAAAAGAAGAGAGTGAAGATGTGAAGATTAAAGTCAAATATGAAGATACTGAGACACAAACGAATATTGAGTTTATTAAAGTGGAGAGTGAAGACATGAAGATCGAAGAAACATTtgtcaaacatgaagatactgagacacaaacag ACCTGGTGGcgttgaaagaagaaagtcaagaACTGACAAAGATAGAAGAGAAAGATCAGTATGATAGAATTGACTTCATGACTGTTGAAAATTCCATACAGACTGAAACAACTCCACCACAAAAAAAAGTTCAGCAGACCGAATCTGACAGTTGCCTCACTTGCCTTCAATGTGGAAGGATGTTCAGTCAAAAATGTAACCTTAAAAGCCATATGAGAATTCATactggagaaaagcctttcacatgtcaacagtgtggaaagagttttagacATAAACAAGGCCTTGATTCCCACATGAAGcatcatactggagagaaacctttcacctgCCAAGAGTGTGGAAAGAGATTATCAAGTAAGGAAAACCTTAAATACCACATGAaccttcacactggagagaaacctttcacctgccaacagtgtggaaagagtttcttaCGTAAACAGAACCTTATATGCCACATGAATagacacactggagagaaacctttcattTGCcagcagtgtggaaagagttttgatCGAAAACACACCCTTAAAAGCCATATGAGAatacacactggagagaagcctttcacatgCCAACAATGTGCAAAGTGTTTTAGACATAAACAAGGTCTTGATACCCACATGAAAcatcatactggagagaaacctttcacctgccaacagtgtggaaagagttttagacATAAACAAGGCCTTGATTCCCATATGAagcttcacactggagagaaatctttcacctgccaacagtgtggaaagagttttaggaAGAAAGAGTCCCTTAATTCCCACACAAAGAGCGAACACCCAGGAGAGAACGGTTTTATATGTCATCGGTGTGGAGAGAGTTTCAGTTGTAAAGTAAGCCTTAAAACTCATGAGACTTCACACTCCAGAGAAGCCATTGGCATATAA